The following are encoded together in the Balaenoptera acutorostrata chromosome 9, mBalAcu1.1, whole genome shotgun sequence genome:
- the BIRC3 gene encoding baculoviral IAP repeat-containing protein 3 produces MNIVENSIFLSNLMKSANMFELKYDFSCELYRMSTYSAFPAGVPVSERSLARAGFYYTGVNDKVKCFCCGLMLDNWKQGDNPIEKHKKLYPSCSFVQNLNSANISGATSQPTFPSSVTNSTYSLLPSLENSGYFSGSYSSFPSNLLNSGPNQDFSALRISPYRCAMNTEKARLLTFQMWPLTFLSPTDLAKAGFYYIGPGDRVACFACGGKLSNWEPKDDAVSEHLRHFPNCPFLGNQLQGTSRYTVSNLSMQTYAARFKTFCNWPSSVPVHPEQLASAGFYYMGHSDDVKCFCCDGGLRCWESGDDPWVEHAKWFPRCEYLIRIKGQEFISRVQASYPHLLEQLLSTSDNPEDENAESPIIHFGPGENRSEDAVMMNTPVVKAALEMGFSRRLVKQTVQSKILTTGENYKTVSDLVLDLLNAEDEIREEEKERATEEKESDDLSLIRKNRMALFQHLTCALPILDSLLTARVISEQERDVIKQKTQTSLQARELIDTILVKGNFAATIFKNSLQEIDPMLYQHLFVQQDIKYIPTENVSDLPMEEQLRRLQEERTCKVCMDKEVSIVFIPCGHLVVCKDCAPSLRKCPICRGTIKGTVRTFLS; encoded by the exons ATGAACATAGTAGAAAATAGCATATTCTtatcaaatttgatgaaaagtgCCAACATGTTTGAATTGAAGTATGACTTTTCATGTGAGCTGTACCGAATGTCTACCTATTCGGCTTTCCCCGCCGGTGTTCCTGTCTCAGAAAGGAGTCTCGCTCGTGCTGGTTTTTATTATACTGGTGTGAATGACAAGGTCAAATGCTTCTGTTGCGGCCTGATGCTGGATAACTGGAAACAAGGAGATAATCCTATTGAAAAGCATAAAAAGTTGTATCCTAGCTGTAGCTTTGTTCAAAATCTGAATTCAGCTAACATCTCGGGAGCCACTTCTCAGCCTACTTTTCCTTCTTCAGTAACAAATTCCACGTACTCATTACTTCCAAGTTTGGAAAACAGTGGCTATTTCAGTGGCTCTTATTCAAGCTTTCCATCAAATCTTTTGAACTCTGGACCAAATCAAGATTTTTCTGCCTTGAGGATAAGTCCCTACCGTTGTGCAATGAATACCGAAAAAGCCAGATTACTTACTTTCCAGATGTGGCCATTGACTTTTCTGTCACCAACAGATCTGGCAAAAGCAGGCTTTTACTACATAGGACCTGGAGATAGAGTGGCCTGCTTTGCCTGTGGTGGAAAATTGAGCAACTGGGAACCAAAGGATGATGCTGTGTCAGAACACCTGAGACATTTCCCCAACTGCCCATTTTTAGGAAATCAGCTTCAAGGCACTTCAAGATACACTGTTTCTAATCTGAGCATGCAGACATATGCAGCCCGCTTCAAAACATTCTGTAACTGGCCCTCTAGTGTTCCAGTTCATCCTGAGCAGCTTGCAAGTGCAGGTTTTTATTATATGG GTCACAGTGATGATGTGAAATGCTTTTGCTGTGATGGTGGGCTGAGGTGTTGGGAATCTGGAGATGATCCATGGGTGGAACATGCCAAGTGGTTTCCAAG GTGTGAGTACTTGATACGAATTAAAGGACAAGAGTTCATCAGTCGAGTTCAAGCCAGTTACCCTCATCTACTTGAACAG CTGTTATCTACTTCAGACAATCCAGAAGATGAAAATGCAGAGTCACCAA TTATTCATTTTGGACCTGGAGAAAACCGTTCAGAAGATGCAGTCATGATGAATACACCTGTTGTTAAAGCTGCTTTGGAAATGGGCTTTAGTAGAAGGCTGGTAAAGCAGACAGTTCAGAGTAAAATCCTAACAACTGGAGAGAATTACAAAACTGTCAGTGACCTTGTATTAGATTTACTTAATGCAGAAGATGAAAtaagggaagaggagaaagaaagagcaactGAGGAAAAAGAATCAG ATGACCTGTCATTAATCCGGAAGAATAGAATGGCACTTTTTCAACATTTGACTTGTGCGCTTCCAATCCTGGATAGTCTACTAACTGCCAGAGTGATTAGCGAGCAAGAACGTGATGTTattaaacaaaaaacacagacaTCCTTACAAGCAAGAGAACTGATTGATACTATCTTAGTAAAAGGAAATTTTGCAGCCACCATATTCAAAAACTCTCTACAAGAAATTGACCCCATGTTATACCAGCATTTATTTG TGCAACAAGACATAAAATACATTCCCACAGAAAATGTTTCAG atTTACCAATGGAAGAACAATTGAGGAGACTACAAGAAGAAAGAACATGTAAAGTGTGTATGGACAAAGAAGTGTCCATAGTGTTTATTCCTTGCGGTCACCTAGTAGTTTGCAAAGATTGTGCCCCTTCTCTAAGAAAATGCCCTATTTGTAGAGGTACAATCAAGGGTACAGTTCGTACATTTCTTTCATGA